A portion of the Streptomyces sp. NBC_01335 genome contains these proteins:
- a CDS encoding SUKH-4 family immunity protein, with product MLFALSREELVASLGEEAVFVAPSGSLGSAAESSPAGRLLTSVGIPTGVFQPQKRNESGRFPLVDERIELAEYEAPSGCGTWVIFGWIPQTHLALDPGTGKIHGFSENGGPVEELHADMSSLSYLAFALHRLLKEFEWSDDEEDEESDFERLALSLAHIRATVSERDPLPFAGRSVWPAVMDDMEAGMWS from the coding sequence ATGCTGTTCGCGCTTTCCCGAGAAGAGCTGGTCGCGTCCCTGGGCGAGGAAGCCGTCTTCGTGGCGCCGTCCGGTTCCCTGGGGTCCGCGGCCGAGAGCTCTCCGGCGGGCCGGCTCCTGACCTCGGTCGGCATCCCGACGGGAGTGTTCCAGCCCCAGAAGCGCAACGAGTCGGGCCGGTTTCCGCTCGTGGACGAACGCATCGAGCTTGCCGAGTACGAGGCCCCGTCCGGATGCGGAACGTGGGTGATCTTCGGCTGGATTCCGCAGACCCACCTGGCTCTTGACCCGGGGACCGGAAAGATCCACGGATTCTCCGAGAACGGCGGTCCGGTAGAGGAACTGCACGCGGACATGTCCTCGCTCTCCTATCTCGCTTTCGCACTGCACCGGCTCCTGAAGGAATTCGAATGGAGCGACGACGAGGAAGACGAGGAGAGCGACTTCGAGCGGCTCGCGCTGTCCCTGGCGCACATCCGCGCGACGGTGTCCGAACGCGATCCGCTGCCCTTCGCCGGCCGGAGTGTCTGGCCCGCCGTGATGGACGACATGGAAGCGGGCATGTGGTCCTGA
- the chvE gene encoding multiple monosaccharide ABC transporter substrate-binding protein — protein MTKLRSAYALLAVTTGCALLLTACGQSSEGGSEESKDKKDLTIGIAMPTKSSERWIADGKNMTTSLKKAGFATTLQYGEDDPDQQVAQIENMITQGVDALVVAAINGEALSNVLQQAADADIPVISYDRLILGSDHVDYYASFDNEKVGELQATYIVDKLGLKDGAKKGPFNIELFAGSNDDNNTKYFFNGAMKVLKPYFDKKQLVVRSKQTQLNQVTTLRWDGGTAQKRMDDLLTSAYSSARVDAVLSPYDGISIGILSALKSDDYGSTAKPLPIVTGQDAEVASVKSIIAGEQTQTVYKDTRALAKVAADMVSAVLDGKKPETNDDTTYDNGKKIVPAYLLDPISVDKSNYQKVLVDSGYIDAKELG, from the coding sequence ATGACGAAACTCCGATCCGCATACGCCCTGCTGGCCGTGACCACCGGTTGTGCCCTGCTCCTGACCGCCTGCGGGCAGAGCAGCGAGGGGGGCAGCGAGGAGTCGAAGGACAAGAAGGACCTGACCATCGGCATCGCCATGCCCACCAAGTCCTCCGAGAGGTGGATCGCCGATGGCAAGAACATGACCACGAGTCTGAAGAAGGCCGGCTTCGCCACGACGCTGCAGTACGGCGAGGACGACCCCGACCAGCAGGTCGCCCAGATCGAGAACATGATCACCCAGGGCGTCGACGCCCTCGTCGTGGCCGCCATCAACGGCGAGGCGCTCTCCAACGTCCTGCAGCAGGCGGCCGACGCCGACATTCCGGTGATCTCCTACGACCGGCTCATCCTGGGCTCCGACCACGTCGACTACTACGCCTCCTTCGACAACGAGAAGGTCGGCGAGCTCCAGGCCACGTACATCGTGGACAAGCTGGGCCTGAAGGACGGCGCGAAGAAGGGCCCGTTCAACATCGAGCTGTTCGCCGGGTCCAACGACGACAACAACACCAAGTACTTCTTCAACGGCGCCATGAAGGTGCTCAAGCCCTACTTCGACAAGAAGCAGTTGGTCGTCCGTTCCAAGCAGACGCAGCTCAACCAGGTCACCACGCTGCGCTGGGACGGTGGGACGGCGCAGAAGCGCATGGACGACCTGCTGACCTCCGCCTACTCCTCCGCCCGGGTGGACGCCGTGCTCTCCCCGTACGACGGCATCTCCATCGGCATCCTGTCCGCCCTGAAGTCCGACGACTACGGAAGCACCGCCAAGCCGCTGCCGATCGTCACCGGCCAGGACGCGGAGGTCGCCTCCGTGAAGTCGATCATCGCGGGCGAGCAGACCCAGACCGTCTACAAGGACACCCGGGCCCTCGCCAAGGTCGCCGCGGACATGGTCTCCGCCGTCCTCGACGGCAAGAAGCCCGAGACCAACGACGACACCACGTACGACAACGGCAAGAAGATCGTGCCGGCCTACCTGCTCGACCCGATCAGCGTCGACAAGTCGAACTACCAGAAGGTCCTGGTCGACTCCGGCTACATCGACGCCAAGGAGCTGGGGTGA
- the mmsA gene encoding multiple monosaccharide ABC transporter ATP-binding protein yields the protein MRSIVKTFPGVRALSEVTLSVAHGEVHALCGENGAGKSTLMKVLSGVHPHGTYEGEIVFDGEPCRFKDIRASERRGIVIIHQELALVPYLSIAENIFLGNEPSRRGIIDWREALRRASALLKRVGLDEHPETRVADIGVGKQQLVEIAKALAKDVRLLILDEPTAALNDEDSAALLRLMGELKGQGITSIIISHKLNEIARIADSVTILRDGRSIETLDVKDPATTEERIIRGMVGRDLDSRFPDRTPYDGAADTEPALEIRGWTVRHPLDRSRKVVDGVSLAVRRGEIVGIAGLMGAGRTELAMSVFGRSYGHYEHGLVLRDGREVRTRTVPEAVAGGIAYVTEDRKHYGLDLGDTVSRNISLASLGSLARRGVVDAHEERKVAERYRRTMNIKAPNVLEPVGRLSGGNQQKVVLSKWILAGPDVLILDEPTRGVDVGAKFEIYTVINRLAAEGKAILFISSELPELLGMCDRIYTMAAGRLTGEVSREDATQEVLMRHMTRDTPAPPAVTAGATPSEGHQA from the coding sequence ATGCGGTCCATCGTCAAGACCTTCCCCGGGGTCAGGGCGCTGTCGGAGGTGACCCTCTCCGTGGCGCACGGCGAGGTGCACGCCCTGTGCGGCGAGAACGGAGCCGGCAAGTCGACGCTCATGAAGGTGCTGTCGGGCGTCCACCCGCACGGCACCTACGAGGGTGAGATCGTCTTCGACGGCGAGCCGTGCCGCTTCAAGGACATCCGGGCCAGCGAACGGCGCGGCATCGTCATCATCCACCAGGAACTCGCTCTGGTTCCCTACCTGTCGATCGCCGAGAACATCTTCCTCGGCAACGAGCCGTCACGGCGGGGCATCATCGACTGGCGTGAGGCGCTGCGCCGTGCTTCCGCACTGCTCAAGCGCGTCGGGCTCGACGAGCACCCCGAGACCCGCGTCGCCGACATCGGGGTGGGCAAGCAGCAGCTCGTGGAGATCGCGAAGGCTCTGGCCAAGGACGTACGACTGCTGATCCTCGACGAACCCACCGCCGCACTCAACGACGAGGACAGTGCCGCACTGCTGCGGCTGATGGGGGAGTTGAAGGGGCAGGGCATCACCTCGATCATCATCTCGCACAAGCTGAACGAGATCGCCAGGATCGCCGACTCCGTCACCATCCTGCGCGACGGGCGCTCCATCGAGACCCTGGACGTCAAGGACCCGGCCACCACCGAGGAACGCATCATCCGCGGCATGGTGGGACGGGACCTCGACAGCCGTTTCCCCGACCGCACGCCCTACGACGGCGCGGCCGACACCGAACCGGCCCTGGAGATCCGCGGCTGGACCGTGCGCCACCCCCTCGACCGCAGCCGCAAGGTGGTCGACGGGGTCTCCCTCGCGGTCCGCCGCGGGGAGATCGTCGGCATCGCCGGGCTCATGGGCGCGGGCCGGACCGAGCTGGCGATGAGCGTGTTCGGCCGCTCCTACGGCCACTACGAGCACGGCTTGGTCCTCAGGGACGGCCGCGAGGTACGGACGCGGACGGTTCCCGAGGCGGTCGCGGGCGGCATCGCGTACGTCACCGAGGACCGCAAGCACTACGGCCTCGACCTCGGGGACACCGTCAGCCGGAACATCTCGCTCGCCTCCCTCGGTTCCCTCGCCCGGCGCGGCGTCGTGGACGCCCACGAGGAGCGCAAGGTCGCCGAGCGCTACCGGCGGACCATGAACATCAAGGCCCCGAACGTCCTCGAACCGGTCGGGCGGCTCTCCGGCGGCAACCAGCAGAAGGTCGTGCTCAGCAAGTGGATCCTCGCCGGGCCGGACGTACTGATCCTCGACGAACCCACCCGCGGGGTCGACGTCGGAGCCAAGTTCGAGATCTACACCGTGATCAACCGGCTCGCCGCCGAGGGCAAGGCGATCCTCTTCATCTCCTCCGAGCTGCCCGAACTGCTCGGCATGTGCGACCGCATCTACACCATGGCCGCCGGGCGGCTGACCGGCGAGGTGTCCCGGGAGGACGCCACCCAGGAGGTGCTGATGCGGCACATGACCAGGGACACCCCCGCACCACCGGCAGTCACCGCAGGTGCCACCCCCAGCGAAGGACACCAGGCATGA
- a CDS encoding nucleic acid/nucleotide deaminase domain-containing protein: MGYTIPGWLDEVLDFIGIKFPNVDEDDYREMATAMRDFADKFEGHSGDAHRAVSRILLSSQGWAVDAMEQHWKKVQVSHLDKLPELARLLADACDILADIIFALKTKAEVELGVMAASVGVSAGLAVFTGGLSALIGAGEVAAMRQLVKRLIDEAVDRIVDEVLAKVTEPINAKLEAMVADMVLDLAEGAFSVPPADSATTGAGKAGHDGLQLASAGGGSTAYASVTYIDHVEFVDGADKVSAHGSELKQSSAAHLSRARSAFGRSKGRDPFTQVFDGVLHGALKGSENALGKIAKHVTETVPNSVKATSKTLKGTDHDVKDILDKIDGKKGGSGDTPTYLLDSDGTVRRLLPDGTAHPLSPDDTSGVHSVLNGGQAWHPWHSTDTKGYGVKDGGEDAPRVTSEKIPPGSNELARATQIARYYNAHERPEVYKRGGANYASLLFDDDKDRRFILVGTSDPVHSERILGYPILHSEEQAHVGSLYTEREPCQETNMYCDQWLAQHFDENMDVTHSAKYDQDEKRTDSDDELSKYRQDREHRAYVKWLHQQWEANGVDGGVTGTMIDLAQNQNKFIP, translated from the coding sequence ATGGGCTACACGATCCCGGGCTGGCTCGACGAGGTCCTGGACTTCATCGGAATCAAGTTCCCGAACGTCGACGAGGACGACTACCGCGAAATGGCCACGGCCATGCGGGACTTCGCCGACAAGTTCGAGGGTCACAGCGGTGACGCCCACCGGGCCGTCTCCCGCATCCTGCTCTCCTCCCAGGGCTGGGCCGTCGACGCGATGGAGCAGCACTGGAAGAAGGTGCAGGTCAGCCATCTGGACAAACTTCCCGAACTGGCGCGGCTGCTCGCGGACGCCTGCGACATCCTCGCGGACATCATCTTCGCGCTGAAGACCAAAGCCGAGGTCGAACTGGGCGTGATGGCAGCCTCGGTGGGAGTGTCCGCCGGGCTTGCCGTGTTCACCGGCGGGCTGTCGGCCCTGATCGGCGCCGGCGAGGTCGCAGCCATGCGGCAGCTGGTGAAGAGGCTCATCGACGAAGCGGTGGACCGGATCGTCGACGAGGTCCTCGCGAAGGTGACCGAGCCGATCAACGCCAAACTGGAGGCGATGGTCGCGGACATGGTCCTCGACCTCGCCGAAGGAGCCTTCTCCGTGCCCCCGGCGGACAGTGCGACGACCGGGGCCGGCAAGGCCGGTCACGACGGCCTGCAACTGGCGTCGGCCGGCGGCGGCAGCACGGCGTACGCCTCGGTGACGTACATCGACCACGTCGAGTTCGTGGACGGCGCTGACAAGGTCTCCGCGCACGGAAGCGAGTTGAAGCAGAGCTCGGCCGCGCATCTGTCCAGGGCGCGGAGCGCGTTCGGGCGGAGCAAGGGCCGCGATCCGTTCACCCAGGTCTTCGACGGCGTTCTGCACGGTGCGCTCAAGGGATCGGAGAACGCCCTCGGGAAGATCGCCAAGCACGTCACCGAGACGGTCCCCAACAGCGTCAAGGCCACGTCCAAGACGCTCAAGGGAACGGACCACGACGTCAAGGACATCCTCGACAAGATCGACGGCAAGAAGGGCGGCTCCGGTGACACGCCGACGTACCTGCTGGACTCCGACGGCACCGTACGACGGCTCCTGCCGGACGGGACCGCGCACCCGCTGAGCCCGGACGACACCTCCGGCGTCCACTCCGTGCTCAACGGCGGCCAGGCGTGGCACCCCTGGCACTCCACCGACACGAAGGGGTACGGAGTGAAGGACGGCGGAGAGGACGCTCCGCGTGTCACCTCCGAGAAGATTCCGCCCGGCTCCAACGAGCTCGCCCGCGCCACCCAGATCGCCCGCTACTACAACGCCCACGAGCGCCCCGAGGTCTACAAGCGCGGCGGTGCCAACTACGCCTCGCTTCTCTTCGACGACGACAAGGACCGGCGGTTCATCCTGGTCGGCACCAGCGATCCCGTGCATTCCGAGCGCATACTCGGATATCCGATTCTCCATTCGGAGGAACAGGCGCACGTCGGCTCGTTGTACACGGAGCGCGAGCCCTGCCAGGAAACGAACATGTACTGCGACCAGTGGCTGGCGCAGCATTTCGACGAGAACATGGACGTCACCCACAGTGCGAAGTACGACCAGGACGAGAAACGCACCGACAGCGACGACGAACTGAGCAAGTACAGACAGGACCGCGAGCACCGGGCGTACGTCAAGTGGCTGCACCAGCAGTGGGAGGCGAACGGTGTGGACGGCGGAGTGACCGGCACTATGATCGACCTCGCCCAGAACCAGAACAAGTTCATTCCCTGA
- a CDS encoding TerD family protein has translation MAHSLESLVIRHTHRLSSPKGSVGEGAAAARQFDAALASVGFKLSAELLERLSGLSEAAVVHTARRTLHTVSEMVGDHVRHNAYFIDFPANVPATEEFWMRCVAQALGDDTSRRDVLTRFAQGTLDLLSLPKYGRYQHTYEEMLAAQDALIASAGDRVTVLHLGRDLDDEVTDLYLAMAGSRTPLGEDGLRDLKALAERCAQGPQPESIPVRENRAVVNEARLGVGADLLLDTVTDVLRLACALSGGDVTLKEPTRFRALSRPVRRALLAGLDAVVSASPAKLADVHAHREPFKRLGERLHPHEYPRWPHAADVFAVARGEKEARSFEGRVGKLLDEFDVLGAVRLLRSAPGKLFRALDLLLRIAADQEERDAVVAAAVQVAPGVSGRVVLSVREHLQNRERETDEPRIFVNRRGRAWVTPDFRPPVPRADLDRLISALDAEMRRRLPAPGRLLIDPEVLDVALPLSGRATASGLGVLPRGSVSAVDGEQLRFFVYWKETGKRTDYDLSALLLHADYSTDSWLSYTSLKAVGGEHSGDVTEAPDGASEFINLSLDRVRSSFIVPQVNIFAGEGFDEVEESFFGFMLRDGEQKGRPFEPRTVRMKSELRGVGRVALPLVFRRGDDGRWRAKWLHLYLKGISSANRVEENQVSVSKVVRALVEREQLTVGYLIDLLSGGTTAVDLWDGEPVPDGPVMYIGLGRPEGLHPDSQVITLENLRDVIPG, from the coding sequence ATGGCGCACAGTCTCGAATCGCTGGTCATCCGACACACGCACCGTCTCTCCTCTCCCAAGGGCTCCGTCGGCGAAGGAGCCGCTGCCGCGCGACAGTTCGACGCGGCTCTGGCATCAGTGGGCTTCAAGCTCTCGGCGGAACTGCTCGAGCGGCTGTCGGGGCTGTCCGAGGCGGCGGTCGTGCACACCGCGAGGCGGACGCTGCACACCGTGAGCGAGATGGTGGGCGACCACGTCCGGCACAACGCGTACTTCATCGACTTTCCGGCGAACGTGCCCGCCACGGAAGAGTTCTGGATGCGGTGCGTGGCGCAGGCGCTCGGCGACGACACCTCGCGCCGAGACGTGCTGACGCGGTTCGCGCAGGGAACGCTGGACCTGCTCAGCCTGCCCAAGTACGGCCGGTACCAGCACACTTACGAGGAGATGCTCGCGGCGCAGGACGCGCTGATCGCCTCCGCGGGTGACCGGGTGACCGTCCTGCATCTCGGGCGGGACCTGGACGACGAAGTCACCGACCTGTACCTGGCCATGGCGGGCAGCAGGACTCCGCTGGGCGAGGACGGCCTGCGCGATCTCAAGGCCCTCGCCGAGCGGTGCGCGCAGGGCCCCCAGCCGGAGTCGATCCCGGTACGGGAGAACCGCGCGGTCGTCAACGAGGCCCGCCTCGGCGTCGGCGCGGACCTCCTCCTCGACACCGTCACCGATGTACTGCGGCTGGCCTGCGCTCTGTCGGGCGGTGACGTGACGCTCAAGGAACCTACCCGGTTCCGGGCGCTGTCGCGGCCGGTCCGCCGTGCGCTGCTCGCGGGCCTCGACGCCGTGGTCTCGGCGAGTCCCGCGAAGCTCGCCGATGTGCACGCGCACCGCGAACCCTTCAAGCGGCTCGGCGAGCGACTCCACCCGCACGAGTACCCGCGGTGGCCGCATGCCGCCGATGTCTTCGCCGTCGCTCGGGGCGAGAAGGAGGCGCGGTCCTTCGAGGGCCGTGTCGGGAAGCTGCTGGACGAGTTCGACGTCCTCGGCGCGGTGCGACTGCTGAGGTCCGCTCCCGGCAAGCTGTTCCGCGCCCTGGACCTCCTGCTGCGCATCGCCGCGGACCAGGAGGAACGGGACGCGGTGGTGGCCGCCGCGGTGCAGGTCGCTCCCGGCGTCTCCGGCCGGGTCGTGCTCTCGGTGCGCGAGCATCTCCAGAACCGGGAGCGGGAGACCGACGAACCCCGCATCTTCGTCAACCGGCGGGGCCGGGCCTGGGTGACCCCCGACTTCCGGCCGCCGGTTCCACGTGCCGACCTCGACCGTCTGATCTCCGCCCTCGACGCCGAGATGCGCCGGCGGCTCCCCGCCCCGGGCCGGCTGCTGATCGACCCCGAGGTCCTGGACGTGGCGCTCCCGCTCAGCGGCAGGGCGACCGCGTCCGGGCTCGGGGTACTGCCGCGAGGGTCGGTCTCGGCCGTCGACGGCGAACAACTGCGCTTCTTCGTGTACTGGAAGGAGACCGGGAAACGGACCGACTACGACCTTTCCGCGCTGCTTCTCCACGCCGACTACAGCACCGACTCCTGGCTCTCCTACACGTCCCTCAAGGCAGTCGGGGGCGAGCATTCGGGCGATGTCACCGAGGCACCCGACGGAGCCTCGGAGTTCATCAACCTGTCCCTGGACCGGGTGCGCAGCTCGTTCATCGTTCCGCAGGTCAACATCTTCGCGGGCGAGGGCTTCGACGAGGTCGAGGAGTCGTTCTTCGGGTTCATGCTGCGCGACGGTGAGCAGAAGGGCCGGCCGTTCGAGCCGCGCACGGTACGGATGAAGTCGGAGCTGCGCGGAGTGGGCCGGGTGGCGCTGCCGCTCGTATTCCGTCGGGGGGACGACGGCCGGTGGCGCGCGAAGTGGCTGCACCTGTATCTGAAGGGCATCTCGTCGGCCAACCGGGTCGAGGAGAACCAGGTATCGGTGTCGAAGGTGGTGCGCGCCCTCGTGGAGCGCGAGCAGCTGACGGTGGGGTACCTGATCGACTTGTTGTCCGGCGGCACCACGGCCGTGGACCTGTGGGACGGCGAGCCGGTCCCGGACGGCCCCGTGATGTACATCGGCCTCGGTCGCCCCGAAGGACTGCACCCGGATTCCCAGGTCATCACGCTCGAAAACCTGCGCGACGTGATCCCGGGCTGA
- a CDS encoding nucleic acid/nucleotide deaminase domain-containing protein has protein sequence MSERTPDPSVAHFGPEGMRRIVVPRQYAILPDATREMLAAVGVPLHVSPYFTAAGGTDGLTLRMFSGHRGLVLEDPRADWVRIGSDRLAQMCVRPDGGVQAVFLARPEPDLFVSSDVRAFTAALAVFDRRLPVIASSPGLAAAAAEYRELDAEIRRLDPEAFEDRESWWPRVLEDVRHTLNFPFSAAFEYVDGSGGKQIATERTAPGRAHPEELLWARLSAQGITPDRVRRVYCELEPCMMPGHYCSAWLQATFPQAGFTHSFDYGDAAVSREEGLKELILHSARQAGRA, from the coding sequence ATGTCCGAGCGAACCCCGGACCCGTCCGTTGCCCACTTCGGCCCTGAGGGAATGCGGCGGATCGTCGTGCCCCGGCAGTACGCCATCCTGCCCGACGCCACACGCGAGATGCTGGCGGCGGTCGGGGTGCCGCTGCACGTGAGTCCGTACTTCACGGCGGCCGGCGGGACCGACGGCCTCACCCTGCGGATGTTCTCCGGTCACCGCGGCCTCGTCCTGGAGGACCCGCGGGCCGACTGGGTCCGGATCGGCAGCGACCGACTGGCGCAGATGTGCGTACGGCCCGACGGCGGGGTGCAGGCGGTCTTCCTCGCCCGCCCGGAGCCGGATCTCTTCGTCAGTTCCGACGTGCGCGCGTTCACCGCCGCGCTGGCGGTGTTCGACAGGCGGCTGCCGGTGATCGCGTCGTCCCCGGGCCTGGCGGCCGCGGCGGCGGAGTACCGGGAGCTGGACGCGGAGATCCGGCGGCTCGACCCCGAGGCCTTCGAGGACCGCGAGAGCTGGTGGCCCCGCGTCCTCGAAGACGTGCGGCACACGCTCAACTTTCCGTTCTCCGCCGCGTTCGAGTACGTCGACGGGAGCGGCGGCAAGCAGATAGCCACCGAGAGGACCGCCCCGGGCAGGGCGCATCCCGAGGAGCTGCTCTGGGCACGTCTGTCGGCGCAGGGCATCACTCCGGACCGGGTACGCCGGGTCTACTGCGAACTGGAGCCGTGCATGATGCCGGGGCACTACTGCTCCGCGTGGCTCCAGGCGACTTTCCCGCAAGCCGGGTTCACGCACAGCTTCGACTACGGGGACGCCGCGGTCTCGCGCGAGGAAGGGCTCAAGGAACTGATCCTCCACTCCGCACGACAGGCGGGACGGGCGTGA